The following proteins are encoded in a genomic region of Actinomycetota bacterium:
- the fusA gene encoding elongation factor G yields MKNYPTDRIRNVVLVGHGGTGKTTLAEALLFAAGATTRAGRVEDGNTVTDFDPDEITKQISISLSLAPFEWKDHKVNLIDAPGYADFFGDAEAAMHAADAAIIVVNAVDGVQVQARVAWDLAERLGLPRAIFVNKLDRERADFETTLQQLIDMFGAKIAPVHLPIGSEHDFSGVVDLLNEKEITYAGGKRTGEVSLAEGHAEQIDKLHERLMDSVVEADDALMERYLEGGQIEPKEVVAGMHKAVAAGTTVPVLCGSATAGIGVDLLADFIVDEMPSPADRQPRTAEDGGTEIQLIPDPGGPLVAQVFKTLSDPYVGRLTYFRVFSGTMRPDSSVSNTTRHVEERIGNLFALRGKTQDNVSEVAAGDIGAVAKLSDTITGDVLAAKGSSITLPPIEFPEPLLSVAIAPKSKGDEDKLSTALQKIVAEDPSFHWERNAETHQTVISGMGESHLDVVVQRLARHHVEVQTFAPKVAYRETIRGTASAEGRLVKQSGGRGQYAKCTVEISPRPRGQGYEFEDAIVGGSIPNNFIPSVDKGVRKAMEAGPLAGYQFVDFKIRLFDGKYHTVDSSDIAFQLAGAHAFKDAATHAGLVLLEPIMDLLVLTPDDAVGDIMGDLSSRRARIEGTDAAGKGWTRINAKVPQGEVLRYAIDLRSKTGGRGSFKVTFSHYEEAPPHTQEKVVAEAAKEKAEAEKK; encoded by the coding sequence GTGAAGAACTATCCGACCGACCGCATTAGGAACGTCGTACTGGTAGGGCACGGCGGCACGGGTAAGACGACTCTCGCGGAAGCACTGCTGTTCGCGGCGGGGGCCACGACCCGCGCCGGACGCGTTGAGGACGGCAACACCGTTACCGACTTCGACCCCGACGAAATCACGAAGCAGATCTCCATCTCCTTGTCTCTTGCCCCCTTCGAATGGAAAGACCATAAGGTCAACCTCATCGACGCACCGGGGTATGCCGATTTCTTCGGCGACGCCGAGGCGGCGATGCACGCTGCCGACGCGGCGATCATCGTCGTAAACGCGGTAGACGGAGTGCAGGTCCAGGCCCGCGTAGCGTGGGACCTCGCCGAGCGTCTCGGGCTGCCGCGCGCCATCTTCGTCAACAAGCTCGACCGAGAGCGAGCCGACTTCGAAACCACGCTCCAACAACTGATAGACATGTTCGGCGCCAAGATCGCACCGGTTCACCTGCCGATCGGATCCGAACACGACTTCAGTGGAGTAGTAGACCTCCTGAACGAAAAGGAGATCACCTACGCGGGCGGCAAGCGCACCGGAGAGGTGTCACTGGCCGAAGGGCACGCGGAGCAGATCGACAAGTTGCACGAGCGCTTGATGGACTCGGTCGTCGAGGCCGACGACGCGCTCATGGAGCGCTACCTCGAAGGCGGCCAAATCGAACCCAAAGAGGTAGTCGCGGGCATGCACAAGGCCGTCGCGGCTGGGACCACCGTCCCGGTTCTGTGCGGCTCCGCAACCGCCGGCATCGGCGTGGATCTGCTTGCCGACTTCATCGTCGATGAGATGCCATCTCCCGCGGACCGGCAGCCCCGAACGGCCGAGGACGGCGGGACCGAAATCCAACTCATCCCGGACCCCGGCGGGCCGCTGGTCGCGCAGGTATTCAAGACCCTCTCGGACCCGTACGTGGGGCGCCTGACATACTTCCGGGTCTTCTCCGGAACCATGCGTCCCGACTCCTCAGTCTCCAACACCACGCGACACGTCGAGGAACGAATCGGCAATCTGTTCGCCCTGCGCGGCAAGACGCAGGACAACGTCAGCGAAGTGGCGGCGGGAGACATCGGGGCCGTGGCGAAGCTCAGCGACACCATCACCGGCGACGTCCTGGCGGCCAAGGGCTCGTCCATCACGCTCCCGCCGATCGAATTCCCCGAGCCGCTGCTTTCCGTAGCGATCGCGCCGAAGTCCAAAGGCGACGAGGACAAGCTGTCGACCGCCCTGCAGAAGATCGTGGCGGAGGACCCCTCGTTCCACTGGGAACGCAACGCTGAAACGCATCAGACCGTGATCAGCGGCATGGGCGAGTCTCACCTCGACGTCGTCGTCCAGCGCCTCGCCCGCCACCACGTCGAGGTCCAGACCTTCGCGCCCAAGGTCGCCTACCGCGAGACAATTCGCGGAACAGCCTCCGCGGAAGGGCGCCTCGTGAAGCAATCCGGCGGACGCGGACAGTATGCCAAGTGCACGGTCGAGATCTCGCCCCGGCCGCGCGGACAGGGGTACGAGTTCGAAGACGCGATCGTCGGTGGATCGATCCCGAACAACTTCATCCCCTCGGTGGACAAGGGCGTTCGCAAGGCGATGGAAGCCGGACCGCTCGCCGGCTACCAGTTCGTCGACTTCAAGATCCGCCTCTTCGACGGGAAGTACCACACCGTCGACTCGTCCGACATTGCCTTCCAGTTGGCAGGAGCACACGCATTCAAGGATGCCGCGACCCACGCCGGGCTCGTGTTACTCGAACCGATCATGGATCTGCTGGTGCTCACGCCGGACGACGCGGTGGGAGACATCATGGGCGACCTCTCCTCGCGGCGCGCGCGCATCGAGGGCACCGATGCCGCAGGCAAGGGATGGACGCGGATCAACGCGAAAGTCCCCCAAGGCGAGGTTCTGCGGTACGCCATCGACCTGCGGTCGAAAACCGGTGGCCGGGGCAGTTTCAAGGTGACGTTCAGTCACTACGAAGAGGCACCGCCGCATACGCAGGAAAAGGTCGTCGCCGAAGCGGCGAAGGAGAAGGCCGAAGCCGAGAAGAAGTAG
- a CDS encoding CDP-alcohol phosphatidyltransferase family protein has translation MLSDKLRPIIEPVTSGVGRALARAGATPNGLTAAGLLAVVGCSGLIVAGHARLAGVLLIPSVILDVLDGALARATGRVSKWGGYFDSVADRIADAALLGAIAYAAASVNSRLLAAAMGAMVLSFLVSYARAKAEALGFSAAGGPGERPERAAVLIAGLVFNLVEAAVWVIIALALITFVVRCAAVRRQAMSS, from the coding sequence GTGCTGAGTGACAAGTTGCGTCCCATTATCGAACCGGTTACCTCTGGAGTCGGGCGGGCTCTGGCGCGCGCCGGTGCTACGCCGAACGGCCTGACCGCCGCAGGGTTGCTCGCGGTCGTGGGCTGTTCGGGGCTGATCGTCGCGGGACATGCCCGCCTCGCCGGAGTGCTGTTGATCCCCTCGGTGATCTTGGATGTTCTCGACGGCGCGCTCGCGCGGGCGACCGGACGGGTGAGCAAGTGGGGCGGGTACTTCGACTCGGTCGCGGATCGGATCGCCGACGCAGCCTTGCTTGGAGCAATTGCGTATGCTGCCGCATCCGTAAACTCGCGACTGCTTGCAGCCGCCATGGGGGCGATGGTGTTGTCTTTCTTGGTTTCGTATGCGCGCGCCAAGGCCGAGGCGCTCGGATTCTCGGCGGCAGGCGGCCCCGGAGAGCGACCGGAGCGCGCGGCCGTTCTCATTGCAGGGTTGGTGTTCAACCTTGTTGAGGCGGCGGTGTGGGTGATCATCGCGCTTGCGTTGATCACGTTTGTCGTGCGGTGCGCAGCGGTTCGTCGGCAGGCGATGTCGTCGTGA